A region from the Citrobacter telavivensis genome encodes:
- a CDS encoding DUF3999 family protein — translation MKWMKAVLCSVLLGVAGTAVSSDDVTESPMDYATGVMLETLGASPWYRVSLPQTVYQGTAWPDLRDVRVFNHAGETVPFTLVAQKTQPVTPQTVALRLFPLDMSPVPPHEEGRRNGESFVLRSKTGIEIHLESDDVKTVGQSYLLMLPEEMEDSFSLEQLRLNWNTPTGNWQGKASVYVSRDLRYWRTVQEEAPLMELTRDNDRLKMDTIGTSLTLSANGNRYLLVILDSQSPALTINSVSAIAESREPESARIEIGAQEEKVSNDEAVWHWAQPQPLTSLRIDLDDEGVLPVALSWRSAEKAPWQPLTKTVLYRLNGKRSEDIRLSGQLVEAVRMTTINARLPERMPALSGARDSYQLVFNTQGKGPYMLAWGNRAAQKADIGLDLLIPASLRKTQEIDSLPGAVPQGDVALGGEARLTATSAAEQQSQWKTVLVWGALILGVAVLALMAWRIWREVKKDGTQ, via the coding sequence ATGAAATGGATGAAAGCGGTATTATGTAGCGTGCTGCTGGGCGTAGCAGGAACCGCCGTCAGTAGTGATGACGTGACGGAGTCCCCGATGGATTACGCGACGGGCGTTATGCTGGAAACCCTCGGCGCATCGCCGTGGTATCGCGTGTCACTCCCGCAAACCGTGTATCAGGGGACCGCCTGGCCGGATTTACGCGATGTTCGTGTCTTTAACCATGCCGGCGAGACGGTGCCGTTTACGCTGGTGGCGCAGAAAACCCAGCCCGTTACGCCGCAAACGGTCGCATTGCGCCTTTTTCCTCTGGATATGTCACCCGTCCCGCCGCATGAGGAGGGGAGACGTAATGGGGAATCTTTTGTCTTACGCTCGAAGACAGGCATTGAAATTCACCTGGAAAGTGATGACGTTAAGACCGTCGGACAGAGCTATTTACTGATGCTGCCGGAGGAGATGGAAGACAGTTTTTCCCTGGAGCAATTGCGTCTGAACTGGAATACCCCGACGGGCAACTGGCAGGGGAAAGCCTCGGTCTATGTCAGTCGTGATCTACGCTACTGGCGGACCGTGCAGGAAGAGGCGCCGTTGATGGAGCTGACGCGTGATAACGATCGGCTGAAAATGGACACCATTGGCACCAGCCTGACGCTTTCTGCCAATGGCAATCGCTACCTGCTGGTGATCCTCGACTCGCAAAGCCCGGCGCTGACGATAAACAGCGTGAGCGCTATTGCCGAAAGCAGAGAACCGGAATCCGCACGTATCGAGATCGGCGCGCAAGAAGAGAAGGTGTCAAATGACGAAGCGGTCTGGCACTGGGCGCAGCCGCAGCCGCTGACCTCGCTCAGAATCGATCTGGACGATGAAGGGGTTTTACCAGTAGCGCTGTCATGGCGTAGCGCTGAAAAAGCGCCCTGGCAACCGCTGACAAAAACCGTGCTTTACCGCCTGAACGGCAAGCGTTCGGAGGATATTCGTCTTTCCGGTCAGTTGGTTGAGGCCGTTCGGATGACGACCATTAACGCCCGCCTGCCGGAGAGAATGCCTGCGTTGAGTGGGGCGCGAGACAGCTATCAGCTAGTGTTCAATACGCAGGGGAAAGGGCCTTACATGCTGGCCTGGGGAAATCGGGCTGCGCAAAAGGCGGACATTGGTCTTGATCTGCTGATCCCGGCATCGCTGCGTAAAACGCAGGAAATTGACTCTCTGCCGGGGGCTGTGCCCCAGGGGGATGTTGCACTCGGCGGCGAGGCGCGACTGACGGCAACGTCGGCCGCTGAGCAGCAAAGCCAGTGGAAAACGGTGCTCGTGTGGGGGGCGCTGATACTCGGCGTCGCCGTGCTGGCGCTCATGGCGTGGCGCATCTGGCGGGAAGTCAAAAAGGATGGCACGCAGTAA